A stretch of the Vigna radiata var. radiata cultivar VC1973A chromosome 7, Vradiata_ver6, whole genome shotgun sequence genome encodes the following:
- the LOC106769082 gene encoding elongation factor 1-gamma, whose product MAPLILHGGKTNKNSYKTLIAAEYVGVQVELAPNFEMGVSNKTPEFLQMNPIGKVPVLETPDGPVFESNSIARYVARLKGDNILYGSSLIQYAQIEQWIDFASLEIDANIIKWYAPRIGRGPYLPPAEEAAISALKRALGALNTHLASNTYLVGHSVTLADIILTCNLYLGFANILVKSFTSEFPHVERYFWTLVNQPNFRKIFGQVKQTDSVPPVQSAKKPSQPKETKPKAKDEPKKEAKKEPEKPKEAAEEEAPKPKPKNPLDLLPPSPMILDEWKRLYSNTKTNFREVAIKGFWDMYDAEGYSLWFCDYKYNDENTVSFVTLNKVGGFLQRMDLARKYAFGKMLVIGSNPPFKVKGLWLFRGQEIPQFVIDECYDMELYEWTKVDISDEAQKERVNQMIEDFEPFEGEALLDAKCFK is encoded by the exons ATGGCTCCGCTT ATCCTGCATGGTggcaaaacaaacaaaaattccTACAAGACACTTATTGCAGCGGAGTACGTAGGCGTTCAAGTTGAGCTTGCTCCAAATTTTGAGATGGGTGTATCCAATAAAACTCCTGAATTTCTCCAGATGAATCCTATTGGCAAG GTTCCTGTCTTGGAAACACCCGATGGTCCAGTTTTTGAGAGCAATTCCATTGCTCGCTATG TTGCCCGGCTCAAAGGTGACAACATTTTGTACGGTTCATCTTTGATTCAATAC GCCCAGATTGAACAGTGGATTGATTTTGCATCACTTGAGATTGATGCCAATATTATTAAGTGGTATGCCCCAAGAATTGGACGAGGACCATACCTTCCTCCG GCTGAGGAGGCTGCAATTTCTGCACTGAAGAGAGCTTTGGGTGCTTTGAACACTCACCTTGCCTCCAATACTTACCTGGTTGGGCATTCTGTGACCCTGGCTGACATCATATTGACATGCAATTTGTATTTGGGTTTCGCAAACATCCTTGTTAAGAGCTTCACCTCTGAGTTTCCTCATGTTGAGAGATACTTTTGGACCTTGGTCAATCAACCAAACTTCCGGAAGATATTTGGGCAGGTCAAGCAAACTGACTCTGTTCCACCTGTTCAATCTGCAAAGAAGCCTTCGCAGCCAAAAGAAACTAAGCCCAAGGCCAAAGATGAGCCAAAGAAAGAGGCCAAGAAAGAGCCAGAAAAGCCCAAAGAAGCAGCAGAAGAAGAGGCACCTAAGCCTAAACCCAAGAATCCCCTTGATCTTCTCCCTCCAAGTCCTATGATACTGGATGAGTGGAAAAGACTGTACTCCAACACTAAAACAAACTTCAGGGAGGTTGCTATCAAAG GATTTTGGGACATGTATGATGCTGAGGGATACTCTCTCTGGTTTTGTGATTACAAATACAATGATGAGAATACTGTTTCTTTCGTGACATTGAACAAGGTTGGTGGATTTCTTCAGCGGATGGATTTGGCTCGCAAGTATGCATTTGGAAAGATGCTAGTGATTGGATCAAATCCACCGTTTAAGGTGAAGGGGCTGTGGCTTTTCCGTGGGCAAGAAATCCCACAGTTCGTGATTGATGAATGCTATGACATGGAACTTTACGAGTGGACGAAGGTTGACATATCTGATGAAGCTCAAAAGGAGCGTGTCAATCAGATGATAGAAGATTTCGAACCTTTTGAGGGAGAGGCTCTTCTGGATGCCAAGTGCTTTAAGTGA
- the LOC106769341 gene encoding uncharacterized protein LOC106769341 translates to MPLTRFAADAFSVVTICLVAILLILGLMCIAYSFYFRSRINSRGFVQLSYFSGPWIIRIAFILFAIWWGLGEIIRLSLLRRALHLKWQETICKCYIVSNLGFAEPCLFLTLVFLLRAPLQTLDTGIMNRKWNGKTAGYILLYCFPIFVLQLFVILVGPHFNKNNNGSGEKLPHYFTSTATASSITEEHDIALCTYPLLSTLLLGLFAIILTSYLFWLGSRILKLVINKGLQKRIYTLILSVSGFLPLRVLFLGLSVLSGPEHFMFEAFAFLAFLALVCCAGVCMCMLVYRPVADSLALGNLPDLDAWRLNLDYNDTMSLIANHGHQEDNDIEGNSPTPRPTHGRYSDASTKGGSISFRTLERDRDSKFVELSLFSPTQTDFFA, encoded by the coding sequence ATGCCCCTGACGAGATTTGCTGCCGATGCATTCAGTGTGGTGACAATTTGTTTAGTAGCCATATTGCTTATTCTGGGCTTGATGTGCATTGCATACTCATTTTACTTTAGGTCTCGTATTAATAGTCGGGGTTTTGTTCAGCTGAGTTATTTTAGTGGTCCTTGGATCATCAGAATAGCATTTATCTTGTTTGCAATCTGGTGGGGTCTTGGTGAGATTATTCGGTTAAGTTTGTTAAGACGTGCCCTTCACTTAAAATGGCAGGAAACGATCTGCAAATGCTACATTGTATCAAATCTGGGGTTTGCAGAACCCTGTCTCTTCCTCACACTCGTGTTTCTCCTCCGTGCACCCTTACAGACGTTGGATACTGGAATTATGAACAGAAAATGGAACGGGAAGACAGCCGGCTATATTCTGCTATACTGCTTCCCAATCTTTGTTCTTCAACTTTTTGTCATTTTGGTTGGACCTCACTTTAACAAGAATAACAATGGTTCTGGAGAAAAGTTGCCTCATTATTTTACAAGTACAGCTACTGCCTCTTCAATTACTGAGGAACATGACATCGCCCTCTGTACTTACCCTTTACTCAGTACTCTTCTCCTTGGCCTTTTCGCCATTATCCTCACCTCCTACCTTTTTTGGCTTGGAAGTAGGATTTTGAAATTAGTTATTAATAAGGGTTTGCAGAAGAGGATTTACACACTGATACTCTCAGTTTCAGGTTTCCTTCCATTAAGGGTTCTTTTCCTTGGTTTATCTGTTTTATCTGGACCTGAGCATTTTATGTTTGAAGCCTTTGCTTTCTTGGCTTTTCTTGCCCTTGTGTGTTGTGCTGGGGTGTGCATGTGCATGCTTGTGTATCGTCCAGTTGCAGATAGTTTGGCGCTGGGGAACTTGCCAGATTTAGATGCTTGGAGACTGAATCTTGATTATAATGATACTATGTCTCTTATTGCTAATCATGGTCACCAAGAAGATAATGATATTGAAGGGAACAGTCCAACTCCCCGTCCCACTCATGGCAGGTATTCTGATGCATCAACTAAAGGTGGTTCAATTTCATTTCGAACACTGGAAAGGGATAGGGACAGCAAGTTTGTTGAACTAAGCCTATTCTCTCCCACCCAAACGGATTTCTTTGCCtga
- the LOC106765712 gene encoding prolycopene isomerase, chloroplastic produces the protein MSTMMAAPSLVRCYSSYRNDLMKSKWKCKAEGEADVVVIGSGVGGLCCGALLARYGEDVLVVESHDQPGGAAHSFDIKGYKFDSGPSLFSGLQSRGPQANPLAQVLDALGETLPCATYDSWMVHIPEGQFLSRIGPTEFFKDLQQYAGPNAVHEWRKLLDAVLPLSAAAMALPPLSIRGDWGVLSTAAARYAPSLFKSFLQMGPRSALGATKLLRPFSEILDDLQLKDPFVRNWIDLLSFLLAGVKANSVLSAEMVYMFAEWYKPGCCLEYPLHGSAAIVDALVRGLEKFGGRISLQSHVENIVVENDRAIGVKLRSGQFLRAKKAVVSNASMWDTLKLLPKEAVAKSFSDRINTTPQCDSFMHLHLGFDAEDIPNDLGIHHIVVNDWKRGVDADQNVVLISIPSVLSPNLAPHGKHVLHAYMPGTEPFDLWEGLDRRSAEYRNLKAERSEVMWKAVERALGGGFSREKCEVKLVGSPLTHERFLRRNRGTYGPAVQAGKDTFPGHSTPIPQLYCCGDSTFPGIGIPAVAASGAIVANSLVSVSQHSNLLDAIGI, from the exons ATGTCCACGATGATGGCTGCACCTAGTCTGGTGAGATGTTACAGTTCATATAGAAATGATTTGATGAAGTCTAAGTGGAAGTGCAAGGCGGAAGGTGAAGCTGATGTGGTTGTGATTGGGAGTGGGGTCGGTGGGCTGTGTTGTGGAGCACTGTTGGCAAGATACGGGGAAGATGTGTTGGTGGTGGAAAGCCATGACCAACCGGGTGGTGCTGCCCATTCTTTTGATATCAAAGGCTACAAGTTTGATTCTGGGCCATCTTTGTTCTCTGGGTTGCAATCAAGGGGTCCTCAGGCTAATCCTCTTGCTCAGGTTTTGGATGCCTTGGGCGAGACTCTTCCATGCGCCACTTATGATTCATGGATGGTTCACATACCTGAAGGTCAATTCTTGTCACGCATTGGCCCTACGGAATTTTTCAAGGACCTTCAACAGTACGCAGGTCCAAATGCTGTACACGAGTGGCGCAAGCTTTTA GATGCCGTACTTCCATTGTCTGCAGCTGCAATGGCTCTTCCCCCTCTCTCTATTCGTGGAGACTGGGGTGTGCTTTCCACTGCTGCAGCTAGATATGCACCATCTCTTTTCAAATCCTTTCTTCAAATGGGACCTCGGAGTGCTCTTGGGGCCACTAAACTTCTCAGACCTTTCTCCGAAATACTTGATGATTTGCAACTCAAAGACCCTTTCGTACGGAATTGGATTGACCTCCTCTCATTCTTGCTTGCTGGAGTCAAAGCTAATTCTGTACTTTCAGCTGAGATG GTTTACATGTTTGCAGAATGGTACAAACCAGGATGCTGTCTTGAGTACCCCCTTCATGGAAGTGCAGCTATTGTGGATGCTCTTGTGCGAGGACTAGAGAAATTTGGGGGAAGAATTTCTCTCCAAAGTCACGTGGAAAATATTGTTGTTGAAAATGATAGAGCCATTGGAGTCAAGCTGAGGAGTGGTCAA TTCCTACGTGCTAAAAAGGCTGTTGTCAGCAATGCATCGATGTGGGACACTTTAAAATTGCTACCTAAAGAAGCTGTTGCAAAGTCTTTTTCAGATAGGATTAACACGACTCCTCAATGTGATTCATTCATGCATCTCCATTTGGGATTTGATGCAGAG GATATACCCAATGATCTGGGGATTCATCATATAGTTGTAAATGACTGGAAAAGAGGAGTTGATGCAGACCAGAATGTTGTACTGATATCAATACCTAGTGTACTTAGTCCTAATCTGGCCCCGCATGGGAAACATGTGCTACATGCTTATATGCCGGGAACTGAACCATTTGACTTGTGGGAAGGACTTGATCGTAGGAGTGCTGAATACAGAAATCTGAAAGCTGAAAGATCAGAG GTAATGTGGAAAGCTGTGGAGAGAGCATTGGGGGGAGGTTTCAGCAGGGAGAAATGTGAAGTGAAGTTGGTCGGAAGTCCACTAACACATGAAAGGTTTCTTCGGAGGAACAGAGGAACATACGGGCCAGCTGTGCAAGCTGGCAAAGATACCTTTCCTGGACATTCAACTCCCATCCCACAACTTTATTGTTGTGGAGACTCAACCTTTCCTGGCATTGGAATCCCGGCAGTTGCTGCCAGTGGTGCAATTGTAGCTAATTCTTTAGTCTCAGTATCTCAGCATTCCAACCTGCTTGATGCAATTGGCATATGA